The following are encoded in a window of Glandiceps talaboti chromosome 5, keGlaTala1.1, whole genome shotgun sequence genomic DNA:
- the LOC144435493 gene encoding uncharacterized protein LOC144435493, with translation MAKQALLFILVCTFTFGCILYWEKFGISKIRFSADISTHQSETPTGDRRISSSFTHMNSDNLTTNTENKRDSTKDSASDKAVKKDLRKDTVANYKTARYLLPIEYYNSGPNYLYRNFRIAAIVAMYQNRSIVEISFPRHHSQGRGLETDLRMFNSTFDVDQLHKVLHTISLENFKRECNNTVNAVMMSMSSANSSDRLENYEMHRLIYRKLYGIDLPIISKDEKRRIVHDDTYGVGPHNEQMKCLGMFHMLAYPHATIPEINNISAKIDRYLQRSKGIRDVAEAAMDRMCDGKPYLAIHWRNKSGEGCRSRCDKIPLMVQTNENAVNVVRDIRMLLHQYNLSCTYVAYPPYAALFMKNLKRSKIPNLFDNEYLMSDKHHELDIYKRDDYMLSLLEQEICRQSDVFLGWKQSSWTSFLSMGRTAAHTGSLTINLQDLPSWKPEKK, from the exons ATGGCCAAGCAAGCTTTGCTTTTCATATTAGTCTGCACTTTTACATTCGGATGTATCCTCTACTGGGAGAAATTTGGAATTTCGAAGATAAGGTTTTCTGCCGACATTTCCACTCATCAATCTGAAACACCGACGGGCGACAGACGAATTTCGTCTTCTTTTACTCATATGAACTCTGATAATTTGACGACAAATACGGAAAATAAGAGAGATTCGACAAAGGACAGTGCATCTGATAAGGCAGTCAAGAAAGATTTGAGGAAGGACACTGTAGCGAATTATAAGACAGCAAGATACCTGTTGCCAATCGAATACTACAATAGCGGTCCTAATTATTTGTACAGGAATTTCAGGATTGCAGCAATAGTGGCAATGTATCAAAATAGATCCATTGTAGAAATATCGTTCCCAAGACATCACAGTCAAGGTAGAGGGTTAGAAACGGACTTGAGAATGTTCAATTCCACTTTTGATGTAGACCAATTACATAAAGTGCTTCATACTATATCACTGGAGAACTTTAAACGAGAATGTAACAACACAGTGAACGCTGTTATGATGTCAATGTCCAGTGCAAACTCTTCAGATAGGttagaaaattatgaaatgcaCAGACTGATATATCGGAAGCTGTATGGAATTGATCTTCCAATAATAAGTAAAGATGAAAAGAGGAGGATAGTTCATGATGACACGTATGGTGTAGGTCCACACAACGAACAGATGAAATGTTTAGGAATGTTCCATATGTTAGCGTATCCGCATGCCACAATACCCGAAATAAACAATATCTCAGCAAAGATTGATAGATACCTACAGCGATCAAAGGGAATTCGTGATGTAGCGGAAGCTGCAATGGATCGGATGTGTGATGGAAAACCTTATCTTGCGATACATTGGAGGAATAAGAGTGGTGAAGG gTGCAGATCTCGATGTGATAAAATTCCTTTGATGGTACAGACTAATGAAAATGCCGTAAACGTGGTTCGCGATATCCGTATGCTCCTTCATCAATATAATCTATCATGTACATATGTTGCTTATCCACCATATGCAGCG CTTTTTATGAAAAACTTAAAGAGAAGTAAGATACCcaatttatttgataatgaGTATTTAATGAGTGACAAACATCACGAACTGGACATATATAAACGTGATGACTACATGCTGTCACTGTTAGAACAAGAAATATGTAGAC AGTCTGACGTTTTCCTTGGGTGGAAGCAATCATCTTGGACGTCGTTTCTTTCGATGGGACGAACGGCTGCACACACTGGATCACTCACCATTAACTTGCAAGACTTACCTAGTTGGAAACCTGAGAAGAAGTGA